In Aquimarina sp. TRL1, a single window of DNA contains:
- a CDS encoding CHAT domain-containing protein: MNTLTRIVLVLFVTLYFPMLFSQEEKQTAYQFFRQGEEQFFYGKFKEATRSLEKAVMIYKDTKQFSELPKVYNVLAKSYLENYQLDKVQFCVEKALLYSRIKSKENKREEANAIEHQGTVFLFRRKLGAALKKYEEALMIREKNMSDDKEVMAVSYYRLGKVYVELGKYEQAKAYLEKAFITNEGKTPTQKILQANIHEVIGQLHYNKREFDKALTFFEKTFEIAKEVYEKENPYFGRLYNELGVIYSIKEDFNASLDYYKKGLSVSISQLGVDHPEQMMIHFNMGTVYLKQHQKYKAIFHTEKALAMGLKVFRPDHENMFYPFSQLGQIYGDEKGIEYIEKALAICHKSTHKNFLRISYLHEYLAEIYMSLNNNTAALKNAQKTLDLRLRMFGEQNPNTIKSYNLVSKIYAKCTDYKNALLYNRKAIGHNYETDKQSETKTTESSLGNYLDTDLLLETMEIRSDVFLRKYKSTRNKEDLEEAILFCEKAIAVIPQIEQRKRNYDDRIKFSEIVKSIYARSIEANLLLTKEQVSETSYHTPFYYSEKSKATVLRAIAKRETIKKTVAIDFTLLNTEKTLNIQIARLNSQILKETTKERRDSVKLYKLEGELLDVSLRRDSVAKEIETYYPAYYKKNKSREDIITVSEVQNKLEAHTTLVEFFRSDAVLYVFIITNTTIEVRELAVPLLDKHIEELNNSITAKNHHQFIKKSRQLYRQLIAPIKDAFVGDRLVLIPDESLWHLPFDLLLTREEKNEAGKLSYLLFEYAISYANSASLLYKNNTGAKNDGLLDECLAFSYTSTDTIDSKEEVLSLRKLRDEKADLPGTRKEIKAISNIVNGKYYYHKSANEVNFKKVVNNYKLVHLALHGEIDHINPKNSKILFSDTEATTFEDNKLFSHELYALDIPAELVVLSACNTGAGKINKGEGILSVGNAFQYAGVKSLLLSKWEISDQTTPEVMALFYENLQQGMNKDKALQQAKVDFLKASDVFTEAPFYWGSFYVLGNTDAISFFQSDIYEKEWLFAWLLIFSGLGILFYWRKSRIHKKDSGTK; this comes from the coding sequence ATGAATACCCTTACAAGAATCGTATTAGTTTTATTTGTAACCCTGTATTTCCCAATGTTGTTTTCCCAGGAAGAGAAACAGACCGCATATCAGTTTTTTAGACAGGGGGAAGAACAGTTTTTTTATGGAAAATTCAAAGAAGCTACCCGCTCATTAGAGAAGGCAGTAATGATCTATAAGGATACAAAACAGTTTAGTGAGCTTCCTAAGGTATATAATGTTTTAGCAAAATCGTACCTAGAGAATTACCAGTTGGATAAGGTACAGTTTTGTGTAGAAAAAGCCTTGTTGTACAGTCGGATTAAAAGTAAGGAAAATAAAAGAGAAGAAGCAAATGCCATAGAACATCAGGGAACCGTATTTCTCTTTAGAAGAAAATTAGGAGCCGCGCTAAAAAAATATGAAGAAGCACTGATGATTCGGGAGAAGAATATGTCAGATGACAAAGAGGTGATGGCAGTATCGTATTATCGCTTAGGAAAAGTATATGTCGAATTAGGGAAGTACGAACAAGCAAAGGCGTATTTAGAAAAAGCGTTTATCACAAATGAAGGCAAAACTCCGACACAAAAAATTTTGCAAGCCAATATTCATGAAGTGATCGGGCAACTTCATTATAACAAAAGAGAATTTGACAAGGCACTTACTTTTTTTGAAAAAACATTTGAGATCGCAAAAGAAGTGTATGAAAAAGAAAATCCATACTTCGGAAGACTTTATAATGAATTAGGGGTTATATACTCGATAAAAGAAGATTTTAATGCAAGCCTTGATTATTACAAGAAAGGATTGAGTGTTAGTATTTCTCAGTTAGGTGTAGATCACCCGGAACAAATGATGATTCATTTTAATATGGGAACGGTGTACCTAAAACAGCACCAGAAGTATAAAGCCATATTCCATACAGAGAAAGCATTGGCTATGGGGCTAAAAGTTTTTAGACCGGATCATGAGAATATGTTTTATCCGTTTAGTCAATTAGGTCAGATATACGGAGATGAAAAAGGAATTGAATATATAGAAAAAGCCTTAGCAATTTGTCATAAGTCAACACATAAGAATTTCTTGAGAATATCTTATTTGCATGAGTACCTGGCAGAAATTTATATGAGTCTGAATAATAATACAGCAGCACTCAAAAATGCCCAAAAGACACTGGATCTCCGGTTGCGAATGTTTGGAGAGCAAAACCCCAATACAATCAAATCCTATAATTTGGTATCGAAGATATATGCAAAATGTACAGATTATAAAAATGCTTTACTATATAATAGAAAAGCGATTGGTCATAACTATGAAACAGATAAACAATCAGAGACAAAGACGACAGAATCTTCATTAGGGAATTATTTAGATACTGATTTATTGTTAGAAACAATGGAAATCCGATCAGATGTTTTTCTTAGAAAATATAAAAGTACTCGCAATAAAGAAGACCTGGAGGAAGCAATATTATTTTGTGAAAAAGCAATTGCAGTAATTCCTCAAATAGAACAAAGAAAGCGAAATTATGACGACCGGATAAAGTTTTCAGAAATTGTAAAATCGATATATGCCAGGAGCATAGAAGCAAATTTATTACTTACGAAAGAGCAAGTTTCCGAGACCTCCTATCATACTCCTTTTTATTATTCTGAAAAAAGTAAGGCAACTGTTTTGAGGGCAATAGCAAAACGGGAAACGATAAAAAAAACAGTTGCTATTGATTTTACGTTGTTGAATACTGAAAAAACATTGAATATACAGATAGCAAGATTAAACTCGCAGATTCTTAAGGAAACTACAAAAGAGCGGCGAGATTCTGTAAAGCTATATAAATTGGAGGGGGAATTATTAGATGTATCCTTGCGAAGAGATTCTGTAGCAAAAGAAATAGAAACCTACTATCCCGCATATTATAAAAAAAATAAATCAAGAGAAGATATTATTACAGTTTCTGAGGTACAGAACAAATTGGAAGCCCATACTACACTAGTCGAATTCTTTAGATCTGATGCGGTTTTATATGTGTTTATTATTACGAATACGACTATTGAGGTCAGAGAGTTAGCAGTACCATTGCTGGATAAGCATATTGAGGAACTTAATAACAGTATTACAGCGAAAAATCACCATCAGTTTATAAAAAAATCAAGACAACTATATCGACAACTCATTGCTCCGATAAAGGATGCTTTTGTTGGGGATAGGTTAGTATTGATTCCTGATGAATCTTTATGGCATTTGCCATTTGATTTGTTACTGACCAGAGAAGAAAAAAATGAAGCAGGGAAATTATCGTATTTACTTTTTGAGTATGCCATTAGTTATGCGAATTCAGCCAGCTTATTATATAAAAATAACACAGGGGCAAAAAATGATGGATTGTTAGATGAATGCCTTGCATTTTCATATACCAGTACGGATACAATAGACAGTAAAGAAGAGGTGCTTTCTTTGCGAAAATTAAGAGATGAGAAGGCAGACTTACCAGGAACAAGAAAAGAAATAAAGGCGATTTCCAACATTGTAAATGGAAAATATTATTATCATAAAAGTGCGAATGAGGTAAACTTTAAAAAAGTGGTAAATAATTATAAGTTGGTACACCTGGCGTTACATGGAGAAATAGATCATATAAACCCTAAGAATTCGAAAATACTTTTTTCAGATACTGAAGCAACTACCTTTGAGGATAACAAATTGTTTAGTCATGAATTATATGCGTTAGATATTCCAGCAGAACTGGTGGTATTAAGTGCTTGTAATACAGGAGCCGGCAAGATAAATAAAGGAGAAGGTATTCTTAGTGTAGGGAATGCTTTTCAGTATGCAGGAGTAAAAAGTCTTTTGTTGAGCAAATGGGAAATTTCAGATCAAACAACTCCTGAGGTAATGGCACTTTTTTATGAAAATTTGCAACAGGGAATGAATAAAGACAAGGCGCTTCAACAAGCAAAAGTTGATTTTTTGAAGGCATCTGATGTCTTTACAGAAGCTCCTTTTTACTGGGGGAGCTTTTATGTACTGGGGAATACAGATGCCATTTCTTTTTTTCAATCCGATATATATGAGAAAGAATGGTTGTTTGCCTGGCTCCTTATCTTTTCAGGATTGGGAATACTATTTTATTGGAGGAAATCTCGGATACATAAAAAGGATTCCGGGACGAAATAA
- a CDS encoding RNA polymerase sigma factor, which yields MEKDQVIITGIINGNEKILTRFYDENIRYIQGYVLRNHGKPEDVEDVFQDALMVLYQKLNSGIFELTGSIRTYFYGICKNIWRNQLRRKPIFTDGKHMLEEITYDSLLADIENQEREQFYKKYFQQLSTDNKQLLYLFFEGKSMKEIAQITGYSEIYTRKKKFLAKKKLLEMMEQDPLYNELRAVS from the coding sequence ATGGAAAAAGATCAAGTAATTATCACAGGAATCATCAACGGGAATGAAAAAATCCTAACACGTTTCTACGATGAAAACATACGCTATATTCAGGGGTATGTATTGAGAAATCATGGAAAACCTGAGGATGTAGAAGATGTCTTTCAGGATGCATTAATGGTATTGTACCAGAAGTTGAATTCCGGGATTTTTGAGTTAACAGGATCTATTAGAACCTATTTTTATGGGATTTGCAAAAATATCTGGAGAAACCAACTACGAAGAAAACCGATTTTTACAGATGGGAAACACATGCTCGAAGAGATTACCTATGATTCTTTGCTGGCTGATATAGAAAATCAAGAAAGAGAACAGTTTTATAAGAAGTATTTCCAACAGCTAAGTACAGATAATAAACAGCTACTGTATCTTTTTTTCGAAGGGAAGTCAATGAAAGAAATAGCTCAGATAACAGGGTATTCTGAAATTTATACGCGTAAAAAGAAATTTCTGGCCAAAAAGAAACTATTAGAAATGATGGAACAAGATCCATTGTATAATGAATTAAGAGCTGTATCCTAA
- a CDS encoding response regulator, with translation MFTKVLVAEDYEIANQGIIRVLQEEIGIQNIEEAKYCDEAYLKFRKALQDQTPFELLITDLSFKEDHKVQTRTSGIDLIQDIRKIQPDIKVIVYSQEDRPDKINMLFDVHTIDGYVCKGQQAIKELVDCITGVFQGDTVHPPQLADRNTNEMIHLDDLDMILLEELSKGFTKKEIRVKLQEQKIKPNSESAIDKRVSKLFDDFKAKNTTHLVAIAKDLGLL, from the coding sequence ATGTTTACGAAAGTATTGGTGGCAGAAGATTATGAAATTGCCAATCAGGGGATTATTAGGGTTCTTCAGGAAGAGATTGGCATTCAAAACATCGAGGAGGCTAAATATTGTGATGAAGCCTATCTCAAATTTAGAAAAGCACTGCAAGACCAAACCCCATTTGAGTTATTGATCACGGATCTTTCTTTTAAAGAAGATCACAAAGTACAGACCAGAACCTCTGGAATCGATCTGATACAAGATATCAGAAAGATACAGCCGGATATCAAGGTGATCGTCTATTCACAGGAAGACAGACCTGATAAAATTAATATGCTATTCGATGTCCATACGATTGATGGTTATGTGTGTAAAGGCCAACAAGCCATCAAAGAATTAGTAGATTGTATAACAGGAGTGTTTCAGGGAGATACAGTACACCCCCCCCAATTGGCAGATAGGAATACCAATGAAATGATTCACTTAGACGATCTGGATATGATACTACTGGAAGAATTGTCTAAGGGATTTACCAAGAAAGAAATCAGAGTCAAATTACAGGAGCAAAAAATAAAACCCAATAGCGAGAGCGCTATTGATAAAAGAGTAAGTAAGTTATTTGATGATTTTAAGGCAAAAAACACGACACATCTCGTAGCGATAGCAAAAGATTTAGGGTTGTTATAA
- a CDS encoding tetratricopeptide repeat-containing sensor histidine kinase, producing the protein MSCQIKIFLPILLISMLIGCTAKQSSQKTVTEEIEFYIDKAKNKKLPVTDRKQYLEEAYKIYDQLEDSFYKREKIDQIAMIYSGFEEYDIRRDLYRINLKLSTKIKDSFGIAKANMGLGIHYQTTELDSAYYYFSRALKVFDQLDGHEYIHGKTLIAMARVLQRTNDNIRAEALTVQAIKKFKKSERYTYMFLAYTNLGVISRYFKRYRQAIEYHKKAIENAIGAKMEVYKIVASYNNIGIVYRDQKKYEKAIAYFDKALTYKKYLKEKPKKYARLISNKAEVSFLSGKKENVLDLFYKALYIRDSLCDKPGLVSNYLDLSKYYKVINKDSIAMRFAIHAKDIALEIKNHEELLMAYKILSEVSPVKQRVGYAHAYIRLSDSLQHVERMYRNKFARIRYETAEKEQQINLVRNQNTIYLLVLLVALMGIGFSIFFFRQRTRNLAQQSKIAQFEARYETETRISKRLHDELGNDIFQLMLQYQKNPHDPQIKEKLNTSYHRARDISRENNEFDTGSSYGQELNNMLQNYAQNGQQLLVRGLDTMEWDPQAKTTKITVYRVLQELMTNMQKHSQASLVALLFKEEDKKLIIKYSDNGVGMDLRTTISKNGLQNTEKRIQAIGGSLIFDSEKDKGVKAEIQIPN; encoded by the coding sequence ATGAGCTGTCAAATAAAAATTTTTCTTCCTATACTATTAATCAGTATGTTGATAGGATGTACTGCCAAACAAAGTTCTCAGAAGACGGTTACTGAGGAGATTGAATTCTATATTGATAAAGCAAAAAATAAAAAGTTACCGGTTACCGATCGTAAACAATATTTAGAAGAAGCCTATAAGATATATGATCAATTAGAAGATAGTTTTTACAAACGAGAAAAGATAGATCAAATAGCTATGATATATTCAGGGTTTGAAGAATATGATATCCGAAGAGATCTGTATAGAATCAACCTTAAACTTTCTACAAAAATCAAAGATTCTTTTGGTATTGCTAAAGCGAATATGGGCTTAGGGATTCATTATCAAACCACGGAATTGGATAGTGCTTATTATTATTTTTCCAGAGCGCTTAAAGTCTTTGATCAATTAGATGGACATGAATATATTCATGGAAAGACATTGATTGCAATGGCAAGAGTTTTACAACGTACGAATGATAATATTAGGGCAGAAGCGTTAACAGTTCAGGCAATTAAAAAGTTTAAAAAGTCTGAAAGATATACTTATATGTTCCTTGCATATACTAATTTGGGAGTTATTTCCAGATACTTTAAACGTTATAGGCAGGCGATTGAATATCATAAAAAAGCAATTGAGAATGCTATCGGTGCAAAAATGGAAGTATATAAGATTGTTGCGTCATATAATAATATAGGTATAGTTTATAGAGATCAAAAGAAGTATGAAAAGGCGATAGCTTATTTTGATAAAGCACTAACATATAAAAAGTATCTCAAAGAAAAACCAAAAAAGTACGCCCGATTAATAAGTAATAAGGCGGAAGTATCTTTTTTATCAGGTAAGAAAGAGAATGTTTTGGATTTGTTTTATAAAGCACTATATATTAGAGATAGTTTATGCGATAAGCCAGGGTTAGTCTCTAACTACTTAGACCTATCTAAGTACTATAAGGTGATTAACAAAGATAGTATAGCTATGAGATTTGCTATACATGCTAAGGATATTGCTTTAGAAATAAAAAATCATGAAGAGCTTTTGATGGCATATAAGATTCTGTCAGAAGTTTCTCCTGTTAAGCAACGGGTAGGATATGCACATGCGTATATTCGGTTAAGTGATAGTCTACAGCATGTGGAGCGTATGTACAGGAATAAGTTTGCCAGAATTCGGTATGAAACCGCAGAAAAAGAACAGCAGATAAATTTGGTACGTAACCAAAACACCATTTACCTATTGGTGCTATTAGTGGCATTGATGGGGATTGGATTTAGTATATTTTTCTTTCGGCAACGTACCCGCAATCTGGCACAGCAAAGTAAAATTGCGCAGTTCGAGGCACGTTATGAAACCGAAACGCGTATTTCCAAACGATTGCATGACGAACTGGGGAATGATATTTTTCAGTTAATGCTCCAATACCAAAAGAATCCGCATGATCCTCAGATTAAGGAGAAACTAAATACCTCTTATCATAGGGCACGGGACATTTCCAGAGAAAATAATGAGTTTGATACCGGTTCTTCTTATGGGCAGGAGCTCAATAATATGTTGCAGAACTACGCTCAGAACGGGCAGCAGTTATTAGTTCGTGGCTTGGATACCATGGAGTGGGATCCCCAGGCAAAAACGACCAAAATTACAGTATATCGGGTCTTACAGGAATTAATGACCAATATGCAAAAACACAGTCAGGCAAGTTTGGTTGCTTTGTTGTTTAAAGAGGAGGATAAAAAGTTGATTATTAAGTATTCTGATAACGGAGTGGGAATGGATCTTAGGACCACAATCAGTAAAAATGGACTTCAAAATACAGAAAAGCGTATTCAGGCAATAGGAGGAAGCCTTATCTTTGATTCAGAAAAAGACAAAGGTGTTAAAGCCGAAATCCAAATTCCGAATTAA
- a CDS encoding sensor histidine kinase codes for MKRLLFSSLFIYIALFLGVMSYSCKKKLSSSGVSVQLQQQLDSLDAYYKLAKNNAHTKGERMAAINAFITGAKNVALDSLHCKGLVLYAQLLNKYKEPKRAISVSYTLLEVAKQSQDSVYMGKALFLLGFYNKKRNKYLKTFNFYNQSFKIHRNIKDSIRAGKCLMAMSNIQRVLGDHNACMMTATDGLTYLEGTQEYRLLGGLYQNIAIAFMDLGNPKEALFWNTRNMGLFKDSIARKQFRSRDIFNTKNARASILRKQGRYTESIAILNDLIADQGVIQQPREYAKFLANLGYVKFLKDPENPESEEMLLKAHQIREQEEDLFGLYASNLYLTKYYKNKDVVKARAHAYEAYRVVKDIGDRESLLEILTLITALNPDSLEDHQRFKEVSLELMELRKKTREIYAPTRFENESLLKENEAKNRKIAQVRNQNTIYLLVLLVALMGIGFSIFFFRQRTRNLAQQSKIAQFEARYETEIRISKRLHDELGNDIFQLMLQYQKNPHDPQIKEKLNTSYQRARDISRENNEFDTGSAYGQELNNMLQNYAQNGQQLLVRGLDAMEWDTQAKTTKITVYRVLQELMTNMQKHSQASLVALLFKEEDKKLIIKYSDNGVGMDLRTTISKNGLQNTEKRIQAIGGSLIFDSEKDKGVKAEIQIPN; via the coding sequence ATGAAACGCCTTTTGTTTTCATCCCTTTTTATATATATAGCTCTTTTTTTAGGAGTAATGTCTTATTCCTGCAAAAAAAAACTTTCCTCATCGGGAGTTTCTGTGCAATTACAACAACAGCTCGATTCTTTAGATGCCTATTATAAGCTAGCCAAAAACAATGCTCATACCAAGGGAGAAAGAATGGCTGCCATCAATGCCTTTATCACCGGAGCCAAAAACGTAGCGCTGGATTCTTTGCACTGCAAAGGGCTAGTTTTATATGCACAATTACTTAATAAATATAAAGAACCGAAAAGAGCCATTTCCGTTTCCTATACCTTATTAGAGGTAGCTAAGCAAAGCCAAGATAGCGTATATATGGGAAAAGCCTTATTTTTATTAGGTTTCTATAATAAAAAACGAAATAAGTATTTAAAAACCTTTAACTTTTATAACCAATCTTTTAAAATCCATAGAAATATAAAGGATAGTATTAGAGCAGGGAAATGTTTAATGGCAATGTCTAATATTCAACGGGTCTTAGGGGATCATAATGCCTGTATGATGACGGCTACCGATGGGCTAACCTACCTGGAGGGAACCCAAGAATACAGACTCCTTGGCGGACTGTATCAAAATATAGCAATTGCATTTATGGATTTAGGAAATCCTAAAGAAGCTCTTTTTTGGAATACCAGAAATATGGGATTGTTTAAGGATTCTATAGCAAGGAAGCAATTTAGGAGTAGAGATATTTTTAACACAAAAAATGCCCGTGCCAGTATTTTGAGAAAACAAGGGCGGTATACAGAAAGTATTGCGATTTTGAATGACCTGATTGCAGATCAGGGGGTAATACAGCAGCCCAGAGAATATGCCAAATTTTTAGCTAATTTAGGCTATGTCAAGTTTCTTAAAGATCCCGAAAACCCGGAAAGTGAAGAGATGCTGCTAAAAGCACATCAGATCCGGGAGCAGGAAGAGGATCTTTTTGGATTATATGCTAGTAATTTATATTTGACCAAATATTATAAAAATAAGGATGTTGTAAAAGCAAGAGCCCATGCCTATGAAGCTTATCGGGTGGTAAAGGATATAGGGGACAGAGAGTCTCTTTTAGAAATTTTAACGCTGATTACTGCCCTAAACCCGGATTCCTTAGAGGATCACCAGCGTTTTAAAGAAGTCAGTCTGGAATTAATGGAGCTGCGCAAAAAAACACGGGAGATTTATGCCCCCACCCGATTCGAGAATGAAAGCCTGCTAAAAGAAAATGAAGCCAAAAATCGTAAAATAGCGCAGGTACGTAACCAAAACACCATTTACCTATTGGTGTTATTAGTGGCATTGATGGGGATTGGATTTAGTATATTTTTCTTTCGGCAACGTACCCGCAATCTGGCACAGCAAAGTAAAATTGCGCAGTTCGAGGCGCGTTATGAAACCGAAATCCGTATTTCCAAACGATTGCATGACGAACTGGGGAATGATATTTTTCAGTTAATGCTCCAATACCAAAAGAATCCGCATGATCCGCAGATTAAGGAGAAATTAAATACCTCTTATCAGAGGGCACGGGACATTTCCAGAGAAAATAATGAGTTTGATACCGGTTCTGCTTATGGGCAGGAGCTCAATAATATGTTGCAGAACTACGCTCAGAACGGGCAGCAGTTATTAGTTCGTGGCTTGGATGCCATGGAGTGGGATACCCAGGCAAAAACGACCAAAATTACAGTATATCGGGTCTTACAGGAATTAATGACCAATATGCAAAAACACAGTCAGGCAAGTTTGGTTGCTTTGTTGTTTAAAGAGGAGGATAAAAAGTTGATTATTAAGTATTCTGATAACGGAGTGGGAATGGATCTTAGAACCACAATCAGTAAAAATGGACTTCAAAATACAGAAAAGCGTATTCAGGCAATAGGAGGAAGCCTTATCTTTGATTCAGAAAAAGATAAAGGTGTCAAAGCCGAAATCCAAATTCCGAATTAA